A portion of the Heptranchias perlo isolate sHepPer1 unplaced genomic scaffold, sHepPer1.hap1 HAP1_SCAFFOLD_97, whole genome shotgun sequence genome contains these proteins:
- the LOC137320051 gene encoding probable G-protein coupled receptor 139 encodes MGLPVIIEVENIYYPILAVIGVPANLMTVVVLSRGNCGLSKCITRYLLGMAVADLLVLIFGVVLYEIKDCYFPFSFLNYTPICSINIALLFMSIDWSVWLTVAFTFDRFVAICHQNFRKKYCTERTAAIVITVVCSLSIMENAPINFVFEPRQIINDVPWSCHVKPSFYTLTIWIAFTWFEIILTPFIPFLLILLFNAQTIRHIVQANRVRRGLRGNNNSEDHNDPEVENRRKSIVLLLTISASFMILWSVTFVFFILAQLTEAQLTESSYNAPFTIMEQTGYMLRNLSSCTNTFIYAVSQSKFREQLRNLITSPVSLIINLFKSVK; translated from the exons ATGGGACTGCCAGTAATCATAGAGGTAGAAAACATTTACTACCCGATCCTTGCAGTGATAGGTGTTCCCG CTAATTTGATGACGGTTGTGGTTCTCTCCCGCGGAAACTGtggcctctccaaatgcattacccgtTACCTGTTGGGCATGGCGGTGGCTGATCTGCTGGTCCTGATATTTGGAGTGGTCTTGTATGAAATTAAGGACTGTTATTTCCCATTTTCTTTCCTGAACTACACTCCTATTTGCAGCATCAATATCGCCCTGCTTTTCATGTCCATCGATTGGTCTGTCTGGTTaactgtcgctttcacctttgaccgATTCGTGGCCATCTGTCACCAAAATTTCCGCAAAAAATATTGCACAGAAAGAACTGCGGCTATCGTTATAACAGTTGTGTGTTCCTTAAGTATTATGGAAAACGCTCCAATCAACTTTGTATTCGAACCTCGGCAGATAATTAACGATGTTCCATGGTCCTGCCATGTAAAACCAAGCTTCTATACCTTAACCATATGGATAGCATTCACGTGGTTTGAAATTATTCTTACCCCATTTATCCCATTTCTcttgattttactgttcaatgctCAAACCATCAGGCACATTGTGCAGGCCAATCGAGTGAGGAGGGGACTCCGTGGAAATAATAACAGTGAGGATCACAATGATCCAGAGGTGGAAAACCGAAGGAAGTCCATCGTTTTACTGCTGACCATATCTGCTAGTTTCATGATCTTATGGTCAGTAACGTTCGTCTTTTTCATACTTGCACAGTTGACAGAAGCTCAACTGACAGAATCAAGTTACAATGCCCCTTTCACTATCATGGAGCAGACCGGCTACATGCTTAGGAATTTGAGTTCATGCACAAACACGTTTATTTATGCAGTGTCCCAGAGTAAGTTCCGAGAGCAATTGAGGAATCTTATTACGAGTCCCGTGTCCCTCATTATTAATTTATTCAAATCCGTTAAGTAA